From Oceanipulchritudo coccoides, the proteins below share one genomic window:
- a CDS encoding 2-oxoglutarate dehydrogenase E1 component: MNHPTFANRWNADLIDEKYAQWRDAPDSLEPAWRAFFEGFELGSDSSTGGTAPTGDDDALIKQANFTGTIYAYRSIGHTEAEVNPLLKAAPSNPRLSLDRLGFSEEDLDKVFWSGNFLGNRKMSVRELIDRLRQIYCGTIGVEYLHIQETPQRRWLQSRIEPQEEEKPYSRDRKHRILDRLIKAEEFEHFLHKNYVGQKRFGLEGAETLIPAIDTLIENGPSLGVQEIVMGMAHRGRLNVLANVFRKSYDYIFHEFSENYLPDTLHGDGDVKYHLGFEATVENTRKEPMRVFLAANPSHLEAVNPVVEGRTRARQRILGDTEERKKVVPVLIHGDAAFAGQGIVAEVLNFSQLPGYQTGGTIHFVINNQIGFTTDPSEARSTLYCTDVAKMIEAPIFHVNGDDPEAVVRVMDLALAYRQEFGKDIVIDMYCYRRLGHNESDEPAFTQPTLYQKIKDHPTVTEIYSKRLLDSKVLNKEEVKKIRDLRRGDLEHFYEKQKREANSGKKRKQPEVDEAVREYQPSYAFKDVNTEVPGDRLETVAKALTRFPDSFNLNSKIRRQLQTKLRNFKEDKGIDWAFAESLAWGTLMMEGYHVRLSGQDSVRGTFSQRHAIFFDSETKEKYIPLMEMDHREGMLCVHNSLLSEAAVLGFDYGYSLDFQGMLCMWEAQFGDFVNGAQVIIDQFISSSESKWQRVSGLVMLLPHGYEGQGPEHSSARLERFLQLCAEDNIQVANLTTPAQYFHILRRQMHRSFRKPLIIMAPKSLLRHKEAVSSVADFTDKCFHSILPDEDKAIKKPVRVILCSGKVYYDLLSYRRENDIKDTAIVRIEQYYPFNYDRLSRILKELGKFKTLVWCQEEPENMGAWRFIEPRIEEATGIRPQYAGRDSAASTAVGSLVLHKMEQANLVEKAFNLK, encoded by the coding sequence ATGAATCATCCCACATTTGCCAACCGCTGGAATGCGGACCTGATTGATGAGAAGTACGCCCAATGGCGCGATGCTCCTGATTCATTGGAACCTGCATGGAGGGCTTTCTTCGAAGGCTTTGAACTGGGGAGCGACTCCTCCACGGGAGGAACCGCCCCAACAGGTGACGATGACGCCTTGATCAAACAGGCTAATTTCACCGGTACAATTTACGCTTACCGTTCAATCGGTCATACCGAGGCGGAAGTGAATCCCCTCCTGAAGGCTGCCCCAAGTAATCCCCGCCTGTCATTGGACAGACTCGGTTTTTCAGAGGAAGACTTGGATAAGGTTTTCTGGAGTGGAAATTTTCTTGGTAACCGGAAGATGAGCGTCCGGGAACTCATCGACCGCCTACGCCAAATTTATTGTGGCACCATTGGCGTTGAATATCTGCACATTCAGGAAACCCCTCAACGCCGCTGGCTCCAATCCAGAATCGAGCCGCAGGAGGAAGAAAAGCCATACTCCCGGGACCGGAAACACCGGATCCTCGACCGCCTTATCAAGGCGGAGGAGTTTGAGCACTTTCTGCACAAAAATTATGTCGGACAGAAGCGTTTCGGACTAGAGGGAGCGGAGACCTTGATCCCGGCCATCGATACCCTGATCGAAAACGGCCCGTCGCTTGGTGTGCAGGAGATTGTCATGGGAATGGCCCATCGCGGCCGGCTCAATGTCCTGGCCAATGTATTCCGAAAAAGCTACGACTACATCTTTCACGAGTTTTCTGAAAACTATCTTCCCGACACCCTTCACGGTGACGGGGATGTGAAATACCATCTTGGATTTGAAGCAACCGTCGAAAATACACGCAAGGAGCCCATGCGGGTTTTTCTCGCGGCCAATCCGAGCCATCTGGAGGCCGTTAATCCGGTTGTCGAAGGAAGGACACGGGCACGACAAAGAATCCTTGGCGATACCGAGGAGCGAAAGAAAGTAGTCCCAGTCCTTATTCATGGGGATGCGGCATTCGCCGGGCAGGGAATCGTCGCCGAGGTGCTTAACTTCTCGCAGCTACCCGGGTACCAGACGGGCGGGACCATCCATTTTGTCATCAACAACCAGATCGGCTTTACCACGGATCCCTCAGAGGCTCGCTCGACACTTTATTGTACGGATGTCGCGAAGATGATCGAGGCACCCATCTTCCATGTTAATGGTGACGATCCGGAAGCTGTTGTGAGGGTCATGGACCTGGCCCTTGCGTACAGGCAGGAATTCGGGAAAGACATTGTCATCGACATGTACTGTTACCGCAGGCTTGGGCACAACGAGTCTGACGAACCAGCTTTCACCCAGCCGACTTTGTATCAAAAAATCAAGGACCACCCAACTGTCACGGAAATCTACAGCAAAAGACTCCTCGACTCGAAGGTTCTGAACAAGGAAGAGGTAAAGAAAATCCGCGACCTGCGCCGTGGGGATCTGGAACACTTCTACGAAAAGCAAAAGAGGGAGGCCAATAGCGGAAAAAAGAGGAAACAGCCCGAAGTGGATGAAGCCGTCCGTGAATACCAGCCAAGTTATGCCTTCAAGGATGTTAACACAGAAGTACCGGGTGACCGGCTGGAAACTGTAGCCAAAGCCCTCACCCGCTTCCCCGATTCCTTCAACCTCAACAGTAAGATTCGTCGCCAGTTACAGACCAAGCTTCGGAATTTCAAGGAGGACAAAGGTATCGACTGGGCATTTGCTGAATCACTTGCTTGGGGAACACTCATGATGGAGGGATACCATGTCCGTCTTTCCGGACAGGACAGCGTGCGGGGAACTTTCTCACAACGTCATGCCATTTTCTTCGATTCGGAAACCAAGGAAAAGTATATCCCACTGATGGAAATGGACCACCGGGAAGGAATGCTTTGCGTCCACAACTCTCTTCTCAGCGAAGCTGCTGTACTTGGATTTGACTACGGTTACTCACTTGATTTCCAGGGCATGCTCTGCATGTGGGAAGCGCAGTTCGGCGATTTCGTGAACGGGGCGCAGGTCATCATTGATCAATTCATCTCCAGCTCGGAATCGAAGTGGCAACGGGTTTCGGGACTGGTCATGTTGCTTCCACACGGCTACGAGGGACAAGGCCCCGAACACTCCTCGGCCCGTCTGGAAAGATTTCTTCAACTCTGTGCCGAAGACAATATCCAAGTCGCCAACCTGACTACGCCAGCACAGTATTTCCACATTCTGCGACGCCAGATGCACCGTTCGTTCAGGAAGCCACTTATTATCATGGCTCCGAAAAGCCTTCTTCGGCACAAGGAAGCCGTTTCCTCGGTTGCAGACTTCACCGACAAGTGTTTCCATTCAATCCTGCCAGATGAGGACAAGGCCATTAAAAAGCCTGTGCGCGTCATCCTTTGCTCGGGTAAAGTCTATTACGATCTCTTGAGCTACCGGAGGGAAAACGATATCAAGGACACAGCTATCGTACGGATTGAACAATACTACCCGTTTAATTATGATCGTCTTTCAAGAATCCTGAAAGAACTTGGCAAATTCAAGACGCTCGTCTGGTGCCAGGAAGAACCTGAAAATATGGGGGCATGGCGATTTATAGAACCCCGTATTGAGGAAGCTACAGGAATAAGGCCCCAATACGCCGGACGCGACAGCGCAGCCAGCACGGCCGTGGGTTCGCTTGTCCTGCATAAAATGGAACAGGCAAACCTGGTCGAAAAGGCATTCAACCTCAAATAG
- the nusA gene encoding transcription termination factor NusA, with the protein MSQEILSVLEFMEKEKGIPREDMISAISNAIRSAATKGVNAGQELRIEINPKSGALKAWSILEVVDSVGDPRTQIHIEKARQLNPEAEVGLFIEKEVDPERLGRIAAQTARQTIMQRLRQFEKERIYDDYKDNVGDIVTGIVRRRERGDLIVDLGKAEAMLPPRERVPGEDYSPGERMRCLLLAIEPTNRGPELILSRAAVRFVRRLFELEVAEIQDGTVIIEAIAREPGYRTKIAVSSKDPKVDPVGACVGARGARVKSIVRELGGEKIDIVKFSSDPLELLHEAIKPAVPLNIKVDELNKRIYFEVSEDNLSIAIGRRGQNARLTSRLLGWKLDISKEEVTEVGFDERMKNAIKGWEGVQGISDELAAFLVQHGLVSPEAFEGVEAKDLVKLGFSEEDAGQVVKLVDAHRSASSSEAG; encoded by the coding sequence ATGAGCCAGGAAATTTTATCCGTTCTTGAATTCATGGAAAAGGAAAAGGGGATTCCGCGGGAAGACATGATATCCGCGATCTCCAATGCTATCCGGAGTGCTGCCACGAAAGGTGTCAACGCAGGCCAGGAGCTGCGCATTGAGATCAACCCCAAAAGTGGGGCGCTGAAAGCTTGGTCAATTCTGGAAGTTGTTGATTCTGTGGGAGATCCGCGTACTCAAATCCATATTGAGAAGGCCCGGCAATTGAATCCTGAAGCGGAAGTTGGGCTCTTCATCGAGAAGGAAGTTGATCCCGAGAGGCTTGGCCGAATTGCCGCTCAGACTGCCCGGCAGACAATCATGCAGCGCTTGCGGCAGTTCGAGAAGGAACGCATTTATGACGACTACAAGGACAATGTCGGCGATATTGTGACCGGTATTGTGCGTCGCCGTGAACGGGGTGACCTGATTGTCGATCTTGGCAAGGCTGAGGCAATGCTTCCGCCGCGCGAGCGCGTTCCCGGAGAAGACTATTCCCCGGGGGAGCGCATGCGCTGCCTGCTTCTGGCAATCGAGCCGACAAACCGTGGTCCGGAATTGATTCTTTCCCGTGCAGCGGTTCGTTTTGTTCGTCGCCTTTTTGAGTTGGAAGTGGCGGAAATCCAGGACGGTACGGTTATCATCGAGGCAATTGCCCGTGAGCCCGGGTACCGGACAAAGATCGCTGTCAGCAGCAAGGACCCCAAAGTGGATCCAGTCGGTGCCTGCGTGGGTGCCCGCGGTGCCCGTGTGAAGAGTATTGTCCGCGAGCTTGGGGGTGAGAAGATTGATATTGTGAAGTTCAGCAGCGATCCGCTGGAACTCCTTCACGAAGCGATCAAGCCAGCCGTTCCGCTCAATATCAAGGTGGACGAGCTCAATAAGCGCATTTATTTTGAAGTCAGTGAGGATAACCTGAGCATTGCCATTGGGCGTCGCGGCCAGAATGCCCGCCTGACATCCCGCCTTCTCGGCTGGAAGTTGGACATTTCGAAGGAAGAGGTGACTGAAGTCGGCTTTGATGAGCGGATGAAGAACGCCATCAAGGGTTGGGAAGGTGTCCAGGGTATTTCTGACGAACTGGCGGCATTCCTTGTTCAGCATGGTCTGGTCAGTCCTGAGGCCTTTGAGGGGGTCGAGGCAAAGGACCTTGTCAAACTCGGGTTCTCGGAAGAAGATGCCGGTCAGGTTGTCAAGTTGGTTGATGCGCATCGAAGTGCCTCCAGCAGTGAGGCTGGTTGA
- the odhB gene encoding 2-oxoglutarate dehydrogenase complex dihydrolipoyllysine-residue succinyltransferase translates to MATEVIIPALGESISSGILATWHVKTGDYVEEGQAIFELETDKITSEGMAETSGTIDLKVSEGDEVEVGSVIAIIDESAKAETTEQEPDSSSQEDSSEEEEGEAESANAKPKGQHPASVRRIAEESGIDPDSVDGTGKAGRVTKADMLAAVEKADPVDPAGSTPESEPAKPAQTVQATGRVTRKKMTPLRRTIAKRLVQAQQTTAMLTTFNEVDMSAVMACRKSHQEAFVKKHGVKLGFMSFFTKAVVHALKEYPAVNAQIDEDEIVTNNYYDVGIAVSTPKGLMVPVVRDCESKSFAEIEQDIIAYANKAKEGKISIEDLQGGVFTITNGGIFGSMLSTPILNAPQSAILGMHTIQDRPVALDGEVVIRPIMYLALSYDHRLVDGREAVGFLVSIKKALEDPMRLMFEI, encoded by the coding sequence ATGGCTACAGAAGTTATTATCCCCGCACTGGGCGAATCAATCTCCAGCGGAATTCTCGCAACGTGGCATGTCAAGACCGGTGACTATGTCGAGGAAGGTCAGGCCATCTTTGAGCTGGAAACCGACAAGATCACCTCGGAAGGAATGGCTGAGACCTCTGGCACAATTGACCTGAAGGTTTCGGAGGGAGATGAAGTTGAGGTGGGGAGTGTCATTGCCATTATTGATGAAAGCGCAAAGGCTGAGACAACGGAGCAGGAACCTGATAGCAGTTCACAGGAAGACTCCAGCGAGGAGGAGGAAGGCGAAGCCGAATCTGCCAATGCTAAACCAAAAGGGCAGCACCCCGCCTCTGTCCGCCGCATTGCTGAAGAATCCGGCATTGATCCGGACTCGGTGGATGGAACGGGGAAAGCCGGGCGAGTAACGAAAGCCGACATGCTGGCAGCAGTCGAAAAGGCTGATCCGGTTGATCCGGCTGGCTCTACTCCCGAGTCTGAACCGGCAAAGCCGGCACAAACTGTCCAGGCTACAGGTCGAGTCACGCGGAAAAAGATGACCCCGCTCAGGAGGACAATTGCCAAGCGTCTTGTGCAGGCCCAGCAAACGACCGCCATGCTCACGACTTTCAACGAGGTCGACATGAGTGCGGTCATGGCCTGCAGGAAATCACATCAGGAAGCATTTGTTAAAAAACATGGAGTCAAACTTGGATTCATGAGCTTCTTCACAAAAGCCGTTGTACATGCGCTGAAGGAATATCCCGCCGTGAATGCGCAGATTGATGAAGATGAAATTGTCACCAATAATTACTACGATGTCGGCATTGCTGTGAGTACCCCGAAGGGCCTGATGGTCCCGGTGGTCCGCGATTGTGAGTCCAAATCCTTCGCTGAGATTGAGCAGGACATAATCGCCTACGCCAACAAGGCAAAGGAAGGGAAGATCTCGATTGAGGATTTGCAGGGTGGCGTTTTCACCATAACGAATGGTGGCATTTTTGGCTCAATGCTCTCCACGCCCATCTTGAACGCACCACAATCCGCCATATTGGGCATGCATACCATCCAGGACCGCCCTGTCGCATTGGATGGGGAAGTCGTCATTCGTCCAATCATGTATCTCGCCCTAAGCTATGATCACCGGCTTGTCGACGGACGGGAAGCCGTGGGGTTCCTCGTCAGCATTAAGAAAGCGCTCGAGGATCCAATGCGTTTGATGTTTGAAATTTGA
- a CDS encoding ribonuclease R family protein, whose product MYLPQLLEILKDPEYIPLSIDRLAAKMEVSEADFTGFKREVSQHLRQGTLVKLKKNRVCLPRDADLITGKIRFRQSGSATLFPDLVEGSETRQPYHINAEDTAVSMHGDRVVCRIHHDRRQFRSRPKNKKVPGANQPETVRVIRILERKNQTLTGTLKRSKMFYYVIPDDPRIIQDILVPDPKKQSHKPKPRVDDKVIVKLAVWEQRHLNPEGTIIKVLGKTHTPGAEYEALLHQYDLNPEFPNAVLKEVENYSEKVQKKDLEDREDLRDQYTLTIDPQDAKDFDDALTFEQVDDDNFEVGVHIADVSHYVRPGTALDREARKRGNSTYLVGTVIPMLPHALSNGLCSLVEDEDRLTKSAFITYNSAGKVIKSRFANTVIRSNKRLTYEQAYAFLFEDNIDKIVARPDPPAHQTGSTGRSLKELKRKELGQIQESIRQLWKLAKTVRQKRMATGSLELDMPETKIYVNKEGYADTIVKVEQDESHQLIEEFMLAANEAVARSLNHRNLPGIHRVHDDPDPDKLDEFGEYLDTFGIKTGDLSNRNNLNRILRKVKNHPQGHTMRISFLRSLKQACYRASADGHFGLAKQHYTHFTSPIRRYSDLVIHRIFSRHLVPGGAKFYKKKYSFSELATIAQHLSLTEQNSTEAERESVKIKLLEFFERELTKTKKSSFEAIIMDVRNHGMFVELTESMAYGLVHISTLRDDLYKIDQTHTALVGRKRRNRYAIGDKIQIEVARVDRFKRQIDFAVAGSS is encoded by the coding sequence ATGTACCTGCCTCAACTCCTGGAGATCCTCAAGGATCCCGAATATATTCCCCTCTCGATTGACCGATTGGCGGCCAAAATGGAGGTCAGTGAGGCGGATTTCACCGGGTTCAAACGGGAAGTCTCGCAACACCTTCGCCAGGGCACCTTGGTCAAGCTCAAGAAAAACCGTGTCTGCCTACCGCGGGACGCTGATCTGATCACGGGCAAAATCCGCTTTCGTCAAAGCGGCTCAGCCACTCTCTTCCCCGACCTTGTCGAAGGAAGTGAGACCAGGCAGCCTTATCATATCAATGCAGAGGATACCGCCGTTTCGATGCACGGCGACCGCGTTGTTTGCCGGATTCACCATGACCGGCGCCAGTTCAGAAGTCGCCCGAAGAACAAGAAAGTCCCCGGCGCCAATCAACCGGAAACGGTCCGGGTAATCCGTATTCTGGAACGCAAGAACCAGACCCTCACCGGGACGCTTAAACGGAGCAAAATGTTTTACTATGTGATCCCGGATGATCCGCGGATCATTCAGGATATTCTGGTCCCGGATCCTAAGAAGCAGTCGCACAAGCCGAAGCCGCGAGTGGACGACAAGGTTATTGTAAAACTGGCAGTCTGGGAACAGCGGCACTTGAATCCGGAGGGGACCATTATCAAAGTGTTGGGCAAGACCCACACACCCGGCGCTGAATACGAGGCCCTGCTCCATCAATATGACCTCAATCCAGAGTTTCCCAATGCGGTTCTCAAGGAGGTCGAGAACTATTCCGAAAAGGTCCAGAAAAAGGATCTGGAGGACCGCGAGGACCTGCGGGATCAGTACACCCTCACCATCGATCCACAAGATGCAAAGGACTTTGACGATGCACTGACTTTTGAACAGGTGGATGACGACAACTTCGAAGTGGGCGTCCACATCGCCGATGTCAGCCACTATGTCCGCCCGGGTACTGCCCTTGATCGGGAAGCCCGTAAACGCGGTAATTCAACTTACCTTGTCGGCACGGTCATCCCGATGCTGCCGCACGCCCTGTCCAATGGGCTCTGCAGTCTGGTCGAGGATGAGGACCGGCTGACAAAGTCGGCCTTCATCACTTACAACTCAGCTGGGAAAGTCATCAAGAGCCGTTTTGCCAATACCGTCATTCGAAGCAACAAGCGCCTCACCTACGAGCAGGCCTATGCCTTCCTTTTCGAGGACAACATTGACAAGATTGTCGCGCGTCCTGATCCCCCGGCCCACCAGACGGGAAGCACCGGCAGGTCACTGAAGGAGTTGAAAAGAAAGGAGCTGGGGCAAATCCAGGAATCCATCCGCCAACTTTGGAAACTGGCCAAAACAGTCCGTCAGAAGCGCATGGCCACCGGTAGTCTTGAGCTCGATATGCCCGAGACAAAAATCTACGTCAACAAGGAGGGCTACGCGGACACCATCGTTAAGGTGGAACAGGACGAAAGTCATCAGCTGATCGAGGAATTCATGCTCGCTGCCAATGAAGCGGTCGCCCGGTCGCTCAACCACCGCAACTTGCCAGGAATTCATCGGGTCCATGATGACCCTGATCCGGACAAGCTGGATGAGTTTGGCGAATACCTCGACACTTTTGGAATCAAGACGGGAGATCTCAGCAATCGCAACAATCTCAATCGGATCCTTCGTAAGGTGAAGAACCATCCACAAGGACACACCATGCGCATCAGCTTTCTGAGAAGTCTGAAGCAGGCATGCTATCGCGCCTCTGCTGATGGGCATTTCGGTCTTGCGAAGCAACATTACACACATTTCACCTCACCTATCCGGCGTTATTCGGATCTCGTCATTCACCGGATCTTTTCCCGGCATCTCGTTCCGGGTGGGGCCAAGTTCTACAAGAAGAAGTACAGCTTTTCGGAGTTGGCGACAATCGCGCAGCATCTCTCCCTCACGGAGCAAAACAGCACCGAGGCCGAGCGGGAATCCGTCAAGATCAAGCTGCTGGAGTTCTTTGAACGTGAATTGACAAAAACAAAAAAGAGCTCATTCGAAGCGATTATCATGGATGTCCGGAACCATGGCATGTTCGTCGAGCTGACTGAGTCCATGGCCTACGGGCTGGTCCACATCTCCACCTTGCGGGACGACCTGTACAAGATTGATCAAACCCACACAGCCCTGGTGGGCCGCAAACGCCGGAATCGGTATGCCATCGGGGACAAGATCCAGATCGAGGTGGCTCGGGTCGATCGTTTCAAGCGACAGATTGACTTCGCCGTTGCTGGCAGCTCTTGA
- a CDS encoding DUF2851 family protein, with translation MKTIPGQSSVSEIQGLYGPLQILEGKVQQIWALQQIQRGAWQTRSGARLKVCHPGKWNHGAGPDFLEAVIELDGERRVGDVEFHLYREDWWRHGHHLDPAYDTVVLHAVLFAGGLDRDIRTSSGKLLEEWVMGPWLREDLESVAGGEPGLYGELAPELREWIESETPQQIRNRLGIGADRRWQDKESMARCLIREHGWTKGLHLMTLFYLGYPFNRRAFYAMGEALPPECWREPGLTEVLQREWETEVRWNVGRPANRALGRLEAYMALNQSVPDWFNRLSRLPLEFQPGSEFQPEAAVADWPTGWIRKHWKLREYGAWLRDGVFGGLFSQSLVDRLLVDVCLPMQVANGHISSAAGGGFWFHARPGMFPDSYRSLLKLAGIQLSSGYPLCNGWLQGLVWADDQLRLERIRSSIGETVPAKRCLTS, from the coding sequence ATGAAAACAATCCCTGGTCAATCCTCAGTTTCGGAAATCCAAGGTTTGTATGGACCCCTGCAGATTCTGGAAGGCAAGGTTCAGCAAATCTGGGCCCTTCAGCAGATCCAGCGTGGGGCATGGCAGACACGATCCGGCGCCCGGTTGAAGGTTTGCCATCCGGGCAAGTGGAACCATGGGGCAGGGCCGGACTTTCTGGAAGCTGTCATTGAACTGGATGGGGAGAGACGGGTTGGGGATGTTGAATTTCATCTGTATCGAGAGGACTGGTGGAGGCATGGCCATCATTTGGACCCGGCTTATGACACGGTGGTATTGCATGCGGTTCTCTTTGCCGGTGGGCTGGATCGCGATATCCGGACATCCTCCGGAAAGCTGTTGGAGGAATGGGTCATGGGTCCCTGGCTGCGGGAAGACCTTGAGTCAGTTGCTGGCGGTGAGCCCGGATTGTACGGGGAACTGGCTCCGGAGTTGCGTGAGTGGATTGAATCCGAAACTCCGCAACAGATCCGGAACCGCCTTGGTATTGGTGCAGACCGTCGCTGGCAGGACAAGGAATCCATGGCCCGCTGCCTGATCCGGGAACATGGCTGGACCAAAGGACTTCATCTCATGACCTTGTTCTATCTGGGATATCCATTCAATCGGCGCGCATTCTACGCCATGGGTGAAGCCTTGCCGCCGGAGTGTTGGCGCGAACCCGGGTTGACTGAAGTCCTGCAAAGGGAATGGGAGACTGAAGTTCGTTGGAATGTCGGACGTCCGGCAAATCGCGCTCTGGGCCGCCTGGAGGCGTATATGGCCCTGAATCAGTCGGTTCCGGACTGGTTCAACAGGCTGTCCCGCCTCCCACTGGAATTTCAGCCGGGGTCTGAATTCCAGCCGGAGGCGGCGGTGGCCGATTGGCCAACTGGATGGATTCGGAAGCATTGGAAACTGCGCGAATACGGCGCATGGCTCAGAGACGGGGTATTCGGTGGCCTTTTCAGCCAAAGCCTGGTCGATCGACTTCTGGTCGATGTCTGCCTGCCGATGCAGGTTGCAAACGGCCATATTTCAAGCGCTGCTGGGGGCGGGTTTTGGTTTCACGCCCGCCCGGGAATGTTCCCGGATTCATACAGATCCTTGCTCAAGTTAGCTGGAATTCAGCTCAGCTCAGGCTACCCGCTCTGCAACGGCTGGTTGCAGGGTCTTGTCTGGGCAGATGACCAGTTACGCCTTGAGCGGATTCGTAGCTCAATCGGAGAAACGGTGCCTGCTAAGCGGTGCTTGACAAGCTGA
- a CDS encoding putative manganese-dependent inorganic diphosphatase, protein MRETTYVIGHRNPDADAICSAIGYAAFKSSVAEGNFQPARCGNSNARIETILSTMNVPLPEFVGDVTPRVRDIMVTEVIQVDPEAICAKALDLIDQHDVRVLPVVGKDGRLEGSISIFDLGDHFVPKPREERKMRHVFASLEDITGALGADPIHIVDPGKIEDLFVRIGAMDIRSFGRYYKEDESLAKSSIIIVGDRYDIQQRSIHSGVRMLVISGGLPVEPDVVELAKERGVSIIVSPHDSATTSWIIRSAGRIDSLVRKQTIKFGPDEKLSAVRRKLSSKNAAAYMVTDEEDRLIGVFTKTDLLKPVRKNLILVDHNELSQAVPGAEQVDILEVVDHHRLGNPPTQQPITFINLPVGSTSTIVADLFRKHQLEPEAKIAGVLMGGIVSDTLNLKGPTTTQTDRDMLTWLEGISGVKAEVLAEAIFNAGSIIKSETPENVIRSDMKIYDEGNFRFSVSQVEELGFDNLWSCREELDQTLDKIQRAEGLLFAALLVTDVNSQNSLLLIRGEDVVIENITYPHQAANDTFELNGIVSRKKQLIPYLTTIVRQVAPELIH, encoded by the coding sequence ATGAGAGAAACGACCTATGTAATTGGGCACCGGAACCCGGATGCAGATGCGATCTGCTCGGCTATCGGCTACGCGGCATTCAAGTCCTCTGTGGCTGAGGGAAATTTCCAACCTGCGCGTTGTGGAAATTCAAATGCGCGGATCGAGACCATCCTGAGCACGATGAACGTACCATTGCCGGAATTCGTTGGCGATGTGACCCCGCGCGTGCGGGACATCATGGTGACCGAAGTGATCCAAGTCGATCCGGAGGCCATATGCGCAAAAGCGCTGGACCTGATTGACCAGCATGATGTGCGCGTCCTCCCTGTCGTGGGGAAGGACGGACGACTTGAGGGCAGTATTTCCATTTTTGACCTGGGCGACCACTTTGTTCCAAAGCCCCGGGAAGAACGGAAGATGCGGCACGTGTTCGCCAGCCTTGAGGACATAACCGGCGCCCTTGGCGCGGACCCCATACACATTGTTGATCCCGGGAAGATCGAGGACCTCTTTGTCCGCATTGGCGCAATGGATATTCGTTCCTTCGGACGCTACTACAAGGAGGATGAGAGCCTGGCCAAATCTAGCATAATTATTGTTGGAGATCGCTACGACATCCAGCAGAGATCGATCCATTCGGGTGTGCGAATGCTGGTCATCAGCGGAGGCCTTCCGGTTGAACCGGATGTCGTGGAATTGGCCAAGGAACGTGGCGTGAGTATCATTGTCAGCCCGCATGATTCAGCGACCACCTCATGGATCATTCGTAGCGCCGGCAGGATCGACAGCCTTGTCCGCAAGCAGACGATCAAATTTGGACCGGACGAGAAACTTTCAGCGGTACGACGCAAACTGAGCTCCAAAAACGCGGCGGCTTATATGGTAACTGATGAGGAAGACCGTTTGATCGGGGTTTTCACGAAAACAGACTTATTGAAGCCTGTCCGGAAAAACCTGATCCTTGTTGACCACAATGAATTGAGCCAGGCAGTGCCGGGAGCGGAGCAGGTCGATATTCTTGAAGTGGTGGACCATCACCGGCTTGGAAATCCCCCTACCCAGCAACCAATCACCTTCATTAATCTCCCAGTCGGTTCGACTTCAACAATTGTGGCCGACCTCTTCCGCAAGCATCAGCTTGAACCGGAGGCAAAAATCGCCGGAGTACTGATGGGCGGAATTGTCTCCGACACCTTGAATCTAAAGGGGCCGACAACCACGCAGACCGACCGGGACATGCTGACCTGGCTGGAAGGTATTTCGGGTGTCAAGGCAGAGGTATTGGCTGAAGCTATTTTCAATGCCGGTTCCATCATCAAGTCGGAAACGCCGGAAAATGTCATCCGCTCGGACATGAAGATTTACGATGAGGGTAATTTCCGTTTCTCGGTCTCCCAGGTCGAGGAGCTCGGTTTTGACAATTTATGGAGCTGTCGGGAAGAATTGGATCAAACCCTCGACAAAATACAACGGGCTGAGGGACTCCTCTTTGCAGCCCTCCTGGTCACCGACGTAAACTCGCAAAATTCACTTCTCCTGATTCGAGGGGAAGATGTGGTGATCGAAAACATCACTTATCCACATCAGGCAGCTAACGACACCTTCGAGCTCAACGGCATCGTCAGCCGGAAAAAACAATTGATCCCCTACCTGACAACAATTGTTCGCCAGGTAGCTCCGGAATTGATTCATTAA